One window from the genome of Pyrus communis chromosome 16, drPyrComm1.1, whole genome shotgun sequence encodes:
- the LOC137721187 gene encoding uncharacterized protein: MFPESPYQAKAWYSFSCCDYKSNNNPRFKRKTKQGFWKMNGNQRDVGPKHFTCKKRTLTFRKKTFQEGRRSKSVTTSWKMHEYICIKSKRGSSPHQARDQQRGLVLCVLKYKPADSKSNKKKLKATLIRGDLADGTGNRGYIASSSGDDEAATAAATNHMSPNTEEVLAFKQLEHDLLGSGNQDDGEPGGGSSSEFNQSLRDMIQEFWWQLCPPAGEYLNSHFPLPEPPQPHLPPQLGNAPDVCSGELVDPGASGCITYNTDNQAVTMNHMISDTEEILAFKQLERDVFAGGNHDGGEPGSGILTFGDGNDETGGWKFSDFDDRAASDRFQELFPEMGEILNSSSQPLQPPQQHQPPRPHQPQDYCPSTLQPPLHTLPGNVSYVYGDCTRRQSLIPDNISYLGYKNNISTCDPNEQVSKLNGVHDRATEEMFSEVRIWSLNVVFFILYEPPNMIKTINVFSL, from the exons ATGTTCCCTGAATCTCCATATCAAGCTAAGGCGTGGTACTCCTTCAGCTGTTGTGATTACAAATCCAACAATAATCCTCGCTTCAAAAGGAAAACAAAGCAAGGCTTCTGGAAGATGAACGGCAATCAACGGGATGTCGGTCCGAAACATTTCACTTGCAAAAAGAGGACATTAACCTTCCGAAAAAAGACCTTCCAGGAAGGTCGTAGGTCTAAATCCGTTACGACCAGCTGGAAAATGCACGAGTACATTTGCATTAAGTCTAAACGGGGTTCTAGTCCCCATCAGGCGAGGGATCAGCAAAGGGGCCTTGTTCTCTGCGTCCTCAAGTATAAACCAGCTGATTCTAAGTCTAATAAGAAGAAGCTTAAGGCTACTTTGATCCGTGGTGATTTAGCCGATGGTACTGGTAACCGTGGCTACATTGCCTCTAGTTCCGGAGATGATGAAGCTGCTACTGCTGCTGCAACGAATCATATGTCTCCAAACACTGAAGAAGTTCTGGCATTCAAACAGCTAGAACATGATCTGCTTGGTAGTGGAAATCAAGATGATGGTGAACCTGGTGGTGGCAGCTCATCTGAATTTAATCAATCTCTGCGCGACATGATTCAAGAGTTTTGG TGGCAGCTATGTCCCCCAGCAGGTGAATATCTGAATTCACACTTTCCTCTTCCTGAGCCACCTCAGCCTCATCTCCCACCACAGCTTGGAAATGCTCCTGATGTCTGTAGTGGCGAATTAGTTGATCCTGGTGCTAGTGGCTGCATTACCTATAATACTGATAACCAAGCTGTGACAATGAACCATATGATTTCCGACACAGAAGAAATTCTGGCATTCAAACAGCTAGAGCGTGATGTGTTTGCCGGTGGTAATCACGATGGTGGTGAACCTGGTAGTGGTATTTTGACCTTTGGTGATGGTAATGATGAAACTGGTGGCTGGAAATTCTCGGATTTTGATGATCGAGCTGCATCTGATAGGTTTCAAGAG TTGTTTCCTGAGATGGGAGAAATTCTGAATTCATCTTCTCAACCGCTGCAGCCACCACAGCAACATCAGCCACCACGGCCACATCAACCACAGGATTACTGCCCCTCCACACTGCAGCCACCGTTACACACTTTGCCAGGAAATGTTTCCTATGTCTATGGTGATTGCACAAGGCGGCAATCTTTAATTCCAGATAATATTTCTTATCTTGGATATAAGAATAATATTTCAACCTGTGATCCCAACGAACAAGTTAGCAAACTTAATGGTGTTCACGATCGAGCTACAGAGGAAATGTTTTCAGAGGTGAGAATATGGTCTTTGAATgttgttttcttcattttataTGAACCTCCTAATATGATCAAAACTATTAACGTTTTCTCGTTATGA
- the LOC137721192 gene encoding NAC domain-containing protein 19-like gives MSSSSISSCMTTEEGDAVHVNGILLPGFRFYPTDELLISYYLKNKIQGTDSHFRHVIPEIDVCKYEPCDLPAFFPQDHEKEWFFFSRPDYKYINSTRCNRATDQGFYKITGKEREIRAEESKAVIGKKRILTFYEGRVPKAKKTDWVVHEYYLSEIQVGSKPTKQMDFVLCRLKNNSASYKKPKGYPIWGELADSGANSEDDQAVVNDVLTEPVQHLGEKELEISQVSLSFDDGDDETGVWKFSDFDDPAMFLELCAEMGEILNSPSQPLQQTPQPHQPPHPHQPSQPHQPQDYCPTTLQAPLHTLPGHVSYVYGDCTRRQSLIPDNTSYLEYKNNISTCDPNEQVSKLNGDHDRATEEMFSEAFFQPHECMGPLFDPLQDYLLLSPMNTELGDGVHPNNYIGCNDELRSPDDVEI, from the exons atgagcagTAGCAGCATCAGCAGCTGCATGACAACTGAAGAAGGAGATGCAGTGCATGTGAATGGGATCCTACTACCTGGGTTCAGATTCTACCCCACTGATGAGTTGCTGATCAGCTACTACTTGAAGAACAAGATACAGGGCACAGACTCCCATTTCCGTCACGTCATCCCTGAAATCGATGTCTGCAAGTACGAGCCCTGCGATCTTCCTG CATTCTTCCCACAAGATCATGAGAAGGAGTGGTTCTTCTTCAGCCGGCCCGACTACAAGTACATCAACAGCACTCGCTGCAACCGGGCCACGGATCAAGGCTTTTACAAGATCACAGGCAAGGAGCGTGAGATCAGGGCTGAAGAATCCAAAGCTGTGATTGGGAAGAAGAGGATTCTGACCTTTTACGAAGGTCGTGTGCCGAAAGCAAAGAAGACTGATTGGGTAGTCCATGAGTATTATCTCTCAGAAATTCAGGTGGGTTCTAAACCCACCAAGCAGATGGACTTTGTCCTCTGCCGCCTGAAGAACAATTCAGCTAGTTATAAGAAGCCGAAGGGTTATCCAATCTGGGGCGAATTAGCTGATTCAGGAGCGAATTCTGAAGACGATCAAGCTGTTGTAAATGATGTGCTAACAGAGCCAGTGCAACATCTGGGAGAAAAAGAGCTAGAGATTAGCCAAGTTAGCTTGAGctttgatgatggtgatgatgaaacTGGTGTCTGGAAATTCTCGGATTTCGATGATCCAGCTATGTTTCTAGAG TTGTGTGCTGAGATGGGAGAAATTCTGAATTCACCCTCTCAACCGCTGCAGCAGACACCACAGCCACACCAGCCACCGCATCCACATCAGCCTTCACAGCCACATCAACCACAGGATTACTGCCCAACCACACTGCAGGCACCGTTACACACTTTGCCGGGACATGTTTCCTATGTCTATGGTGATTGCACAAGGCGGCAATCTTTAATTCCAGATAATACTTCTTATCTTGAATATAAGAATAATATTTCAACCTGTGATCCCAATGAACAAGTTAGCAAACTTAATGGTGATCACGATCGAGCTACAGAGGAAATGTTTTCAGAG GCATTTTTCCAACCACATGAATGTATGGGTCCACTGTTTGATCCGTTACAAGATTACTTGCTGCTGTCACCAATGAACACGGAACTGGGAGATGGTGTGCATCCCAATAACTATATTGGATGCAATGATGAGTTGCGATCTCCAGATGATGTGGAGATTTAA
- the LOC137721131 gene encoding protein ARV 2-like, with product MEYRCVECGGRMTTLFVQYSPGNIRLMKCGNCKAVADEYIECEPIIILIDLILHKTKAYTHLLYNVIDPQAPSFQGLLWKSTFGFLLLDAYRSLFLERSKEEWGLSMSFASLLWRFQKMLMDIVFGNIMFLSTFLLAMRILFSTFPRPLRYKELLLAIFISSYFKMFLIAMMVWECPSVILIVDLFVLSSNTVALKVITQSAMSRCIAACFSAHVVKFLVTQRCWSWELFRS from the exons ATGGAGTACAGATGCGTAGAGTGCGGCGGTCGCATGACGACTCTGTTCGTCCAATACTCTCCCGGAAACATTCGTCTCATGAAATGC GGTAATTGCAAGGCAGTTGCAGACGAGTACATTGAATGCGAACCCATA ATTATTCTAATTGATTTGATTCTGCACAAGACCAAAGCTTATACACATTTACTCTATAATGTCATCGACCCACAAGCTCCTTCTTTCCAG GGTTTATTGTGGAAGTCGACTTTCGGGTTTCTTCTGCTGGATGCTT ATAGGAGTCTCTTTTTGGAAAGAAGCAAGGAAGAATGGGGCTTGTCCATGAGCTTTGCCTCGTTACTTTGGAGATTTCAAAAG ATGCTGATGGATATCGTCTTTGGAAATATCATGTTTCTTTCTACATTTTTACTTGCTATGAGGATTCTTTTCAGCACATTCCCTAGACCACTCAG GTATAAAGAGCTTCTGCTTGCAATATTTATTTCAAGTTACTTCAAGATGTTTCTTATTGCAATGATG GTCTGGGAATGTCCTTCTGTGATTTTGATCgttgatttatttgttttatcatCCAACACTGTGGCACTCAAAG tAATAACTCAGTCAGCCATGAGTAGATGTATAGCGGCCTGCTTCAGTGCTCATGTGGTAAAGTTTTTGGTCACACAAAGGTGCTGGAGTTGGGAACTTTTTAGATCTTAA
- the LOC137721097 gene encoding B3 domain-containing transcription factor NGA1-like: MDFMQRDQKGYSDKEDQDQEQEDQEEEEDIITTSNSNSGSSPKYKGILLPPPPPHYHQQYGQQKPWLDAQNHSSPEAINFMDLSLNKDQVSDGGTDPNYWPPNSEREHMFDKVVTPSDVGKLNRLVIPKQHAERYFPLDSSSNDKGLLLNFQDRTGKPWRFRYSYWNSSQSYVMTKGWSRFVKEKKLDAGDIVSFERGVGELGKDRLYIDWRRRPPPPLPPQLHPHNHYGGGRLYSLLQRPLPSSVMSSMPLRHHEHFLHSNNNVHHPYHHQHHNYQIMNQQYLPHQLQQLQGGRDQHVIHHQYPMVIDSVPFYQHGNYKNSATSTSSASVASSAGKKLRLFGVNMECSSSPIEEDDHQECQILSSTAIPYQPHHHHLPSSTSSLAFPPREFIRLPSTSSSSTPPDHHFPSNKGKSTTSFYLDP; the protein is encoded by the coding sequence ATGGACTTTATGCAAAGAGATCAAAAGGGGTATTCTGACAAAGAAGATCAAGATCAAGAACAAGAAGatcaagaggaagaggaggataTAATCACCACAAGTAACAGCAATTCTGGGTCCTCACCAAAGTACAAAGGCATCCTTCTTCCTCCGCCTCCTCCGCACTACCACCAGCAGTACGGCCAGCAAAAGCCGTGGCTTGATGCTCAGAATCACAGCTCTCCGGAAGCCATCAACTTCATGGACTTATCACTAAACAAAGATCAGGTTTCTGATGGTGGTACGGACCCGAATTACTGGCCTCCTAATTCTGAAAGAGAGCACATGTTTGACAAGGTTGTGACGCCAAGCGATGTTGGGAAGCTCAACCGCCTGGTCATTCCGAAGCAGCACGCGGAGCGGTACTTCCCACTTGACTCCTCATCGAACGACAAGGGCTTGCTTTTGAATTTCCAAGACCGGACGGGAAAGCCGTGGCGGTTTAGGTACTCTTATTGGAATAGCAGCCAGAGCTATGTCATGACAAAAGGGTGGAGCCGTTTTGTGAAGGAGAAGAAGCTGGATGCCGGTGACATTGTATCGTTTGAGCGAGGGGTTGGGGAATTGGGGAAGGACAGATTGTACATTGACTGGAGGCGCCGTCCTCCCCCTCCTCTTCCGCCTCAACTACATCCTCATAACCATTATGGCGGAGGCAGGCTTTACTCGCTACTGCAGCGGCCGCTGCCTTCTTCTGTGATGTCATCTATGCCTCTTAGACACCACGAACATTTTCTTCACTCGAACAACAATGTTCATCATCCGTACCACCACCAGCATCACAACTATCAGATCATGAATCAACAATATTTACCGCATCAGCTTCAGCAATTGCAAGGTGGGAGGGATCAACATGTGATTCATCATCAATATCCAATGGTGATCGATTCGGTGCCTTTTTATCAACATggtaattataaaaatagtgcTACTAGTACCAGTAGTGCTAGTGTTGCTTCATCAGCTGGTAAGAAGCTTAGGCTTTTTGGTGTGAACATGGAATGCTCAAGTAGTCCAATTGAAGAGGATGATCATCAAGAATGTCAGATATTGTCTTCAACAGCAATACCCTATCaacctcatcatcatcatcttccatCATCGACATCTTCACTGGCTTTTCCTCCACGCGAATTCATTAGGCTGCCCAGTACAAGTAGTAGTAGTACTCCACCAGATCATCACTTCCCCTCAAACAAAGGGAAATCTACAACTTCGTTTTATTTGGATCCCTAG